In a genomic window of Pseudoglutamicibacter albus:
- a CDS encoding VOC family protein, which yields MEIGRFIEGQPCWLELRTSVRREALDFYTGLLEWQYEDREGLITALIRGRAVASIVDKVDDSRPDEWITYIAVASVDDAIERVKEAGGVVLEEAQNRPGLGRVALVADSPGELAAVMGLMEIGEHQGYEVYYKAGAPYWHELYSRNFPGTVKFFQEVYSWKVQNVSDVVGHEYVTLQGEESGPVAGIMNASKVLKDNIPATWRIYWGVANAAAQVDVVAHLGGRAASFPTETNIGAVASVIDPGGARFLIGSGYPVL from the coding sequence ATGGAGATTGGTCGCTTTATCGAAGGGCAACCATGCTGGCTCGAACTCCGGACCTCTGTTCGGCGTGAAGCCCTCGACTTCTACACGGGCCTACTCGAATGGCAATACGAAGACCGTGAGGGACTCATCACCGCGTTGATCCGCGGCCGCGCCGTCGCCTCAATCGTCGACAAAGTGGATGACTCCCGCCCGGACGAATGGATCACCTACATCGCTGTAGCCTCCGTCGATGACGCCATCGAACGCGTCAAAGAAGCCGGCGGTGTGGTCCTCGAAGAAGCCCAGAACCGTCCAGGACTCGGTCGGGTTGCCCTGGTGGCTGACAGCCCAGGGGAGCTTGCGGCAGTCATGGGACTCATGGAGATCGGCGAACACCAAGGCTACGAGGTCTACTACAAGGCAGGCGCCCCGTACTGGCACGAACTTTACTCACGGAACTTCCCAGGCACCGTCAAATTCTTCCAAGAAGTCTATAGCTGGAAAGTCCAAAACGTATCTGACGTCGTCGGCCACGAATACGTGACCCTGCAGGGTGAAGAATCAGGCCCAGTGGCCGGCATCATGAACGCCTCGAAGGTCCTCAAAGACAACATCCCGGCAACCTGGCGCATCTACTGGGGTGTCGCCAACGCTGCAGCGCAAGTCGATGTAGTCGCCCACCTTGGTGGACGCGCCGCAAGCTTCCCAACCGAAACAAACATCGGCGCAGTCGCATCCGTGATCGACCCAGGCGGTGCACGCTTCCTGATCGGTTCCGGATATCCCGTGCTCTAG
- a CDS encoding methylated-DNA--[protein]-cysteine S-methyltransferase, protein MSQPLLGVAAVAELSSAIGTLVVSATPSGIARVEFKHRVHSCAEDGMEHLLVEVEPAHREQAQAWADEAVEQLDEYFMLKRERFDVPLDGPHGDGFRVRAQRALSQIPYGSRLTYAQLAKMAGNASAVRAAGTACASNPLPILLPCHRIVRSDGRLGAYLGGEQAKAHLLQMESVGLTGR, encoded by the coding sequence ATGTCTCAACCGTTGCTTGGTGTGGCTGCGGTAGCTGAACTGTCCTCTGCCATCGGGACGCTCGTGGTCTCAGCGACGCCTTCGGGGATCGCTCGCGTCGAGTTCAAGCACCGCGTTCACTCGTGTGCAGAAGATGGGATGGAACACCTACTTGTAGAAGTCGAACCTGCGCACCGTGAACAGGCTCAAGCGTGGGCGGATGAGGCTGTGGAGCAGCTCGATGAGTATTTCATGCTCAAACGGGAGAGGTTCGATGTCCCGCTGGATGGACCGCACGGCGATGGGTTCCGGGTTAGAGCCCAGCGGGCGCTCTCCCAGATTCCTTACGGGTCTAGGCTCACGTATGCGCAACTAGCTAAGATGGCCGGTAACGCCTCTGCGGTGCGCGCCGCGGGTACCGCGTGTGCCAGCAATCCGTTGCCGATACTGTTGCCTTGTCATCGCATCGTCCGGTCAGATGGTCGTCTCGGCGCATACCTGGGTGGCGAGCAGGCTAAGGCGCATCTGTTGCAGATGGAAAGCGTGGGCCTCACAGGCCGCTAA